The following proteins are encoded in a genomic region of Necator americanus strain Aroian chromosome II, whole genome shotgun sequence:
- a CDS encoding hypothetical protein (NECATOR_CHRII.G7544.T1) yields the protein MYVEWWSCDSSNVWMYRECIRPKQCLICSYLMEPDESAILYYQSTAPKAQRCRAQDSQLLLLLILENIVYIVIQLGIKR from the exons ATGTATGTCGAGTGGTGGTCTTGCGATAGCAGCAATGTATGGATGTACCGTGAGTGCATAAGACCCAAACAATGCCTGATATGCTCTTACCTAATGGAGCCTGATGAATCAGCA ATACTTTATTACCAATCAACGGCTCCGAAGGCTCAGAGGTGCAGAGCTCAGGATTCGCAGCTTTTGTTACTTTTAATACTTGAAAATATCGTTTATATAGTAATTCAACTTGGAATCAAGAGATGA
- a CDS encoding hypothetical protein (NECATOR_CHRII.G7544.T2) — MLRVLVLDFFKSKMTTSANGTLATQSSLTSVYLYLRYARQGLIKHAAHKPDRHKSIEQETEEMYVEWWSCDSSNVWMYRECIRPKQCLICSYLMEPDESAILYYQSTAPKAQRCRAQDSQLLLLLILENIVYIVIQLGIKR; from the exons ATGCTAAGAGTACTTGTTCTCGACTTCTTCAAGTCGAAAATGACCACATCTGCGAACGGAACACTAGCTACAC AGTCGTCCCTAACATCAGTCTACCTTTACCTACGATATGCTCGTCAAGGGCTCATCAAG CATGCCGCCCACAAACCAGACAGACACAAATCTATT GAACAGGAAACGGAGGAAATGTATGTCGAGTGGTGGTCTTGCGATAGCAGCAATGTATGGATGTACCGTGAGTGCATAAGACCCAAACAATGCCTGATATGCTCTTACCTAATGGAGCCTGATGAATCAGCA ATACTTTATTACCAATCAACGGCTCCGAAGGCTCAGAGGTGCAGAGCTCAGGATTCGCAGCTTTTGTTACTTTTAATACTTGAAAATATCGTTTATATAGTAATTCAACTTGGAATCAAGAGATGA
- a CDS encoding hypothetical protein (NECATOR_CHRII.G7545.T2) yields the protein MKQGELRKRLRSKRWRQRIEVEHSSIYVALRALALPLLGITTCVALPPGRVEVSCADAVTSRLKFLF from the exons atgaagcaaggagagctgcgtaagcggctgcgctcgaagcggtggagaCAGAG AATCGAAGTGGAGCACTCATCTATCTATGTGGCATTGCGCGCTCTGGCACTACCTCTGCTCGGCATAACCACATGTGTTGCGCTACCACCAGGACGTGTCGAGGTATCATGTGCTGATGCCGTCACTTCAAGATTAAAGTTTCTGTTCTAG
- a CDS encoding hypothetical protein (NECATOR_CHRII.G7545.T1): protein MKQGELRKRLRSKRWRQRIEVEHSSIYVALRALALPLLGITTCVALPPGRVEHVKGIEVGPSLHLAKSGANDSSADPITTSLLAQPLTQLDRASDHPDPIISAFL, encoded by the exons atgaagcaaggagagctgcgtaagcggctgcgctcgaagcggtggagaCAGAG AATCGAAGTGGAGCACTCATCTATCTATGTGGCATTGCGCGCTCTGGCACTACCTCTGCTCGGCATAACCACATGTGTTGCGCTACCACCAGGACGTGTCGAG cATGTAAAAgggattgaggtgggaccgtcgctaCATCTAGCGAAGAGTGGTGCTAACGATTCCTCCGCAGATCCAATCACCACATCCCTTCtggcgcagccgcttactcaGCTGGACCGAGCCTCAGATCATCCTGACCCGATTATATCAGCCTTTCTATAA